Sequence from the Pontibacter pudoricolor genome:
CAGTGGCTTTTGCTTTTTCCAGTTCCCAGGCCTGCACCTGTAGTTTGCTTTTGATCAGCAGCGCTTCCGCAGATTCGGGTTGTAGTTTCAGGGCCTGCGTGATAAGCTTTCCGGCTTGCTCAAACTCGTTGTTAAGGATAGCCAGTTTTGCTTTGGTAACTATAGTTTCAGCAGATGGTCTTGCCTTGGCTATAGTTTGCTCCGCTTCCTGCCACAAGCCCAGTTCCAGTAACCTTTCCGCCCTCTCGGCTGGTGCTATAGTTGCCGCCTTTGCCTGTTCCCGTTCCTGCTGCAGTTTTTCCCTAATGGCCTTTATATCGTCGGGGCGCTGGGCCAAGGCTGGGAGCGAAAAGGAAATGATTGCAGTAAAAAGAAGTATAGACTTGTAAAATAATTTCATCATCAGTTTTTCATAAATATTTCCATCATTCCATTTTTGGCCCTGTAGCCATAGAAATCCGGATTAGCATTTTGATAGAAAGCTATGTGAGCAATATTTCCAGCTTTTAAATTACTGACAAACAGAATGCTTTGCTGCTCATTTAAAGCTTTCCCATCCACTACAACAGCCATACAATCACCGCACTTTCCATCTACTATAGTTATAGATTGAGAAGCAGTGGTTTTTATGCTTTCCTTTAGGTCATTAACAAAGTCTTTCTTCTCTTTCCTTTTCTGATTTAATCCAGAGCCAGTTATCAAAAGCCAGGCACACTTAGTATGGTGGAATACTGATGACATATCAGCAAACATAAATACGCTAAGTTTATCCTTTGCTATTGTCTCTTTGCCATTTTCAATGTCAGAGAGTGAGTATGGCACACCATCTACAACTATAAAATCGCAAAAGCCAACTGTATCAGGGTCTACACTATGCTTGGCAACTATAATATTCTTTAATTCCTGAACAGAAACACCTTGAGCATTACTGTTTGTAATACAAAAAGCGTGAGTATAGAAAAGACCAGGGTGATTTTCATCAGGGGTTACTTCTTACTTTAAAAATACACACTTCTCCCGGCTAATAAAACTTTATATCTGATAAATAACATATACCCCTACACCTGCTTCTTCTCCACTTTCCGGAAGTAGATTATCTCGAGTTTTCGCATGAAGTAGATGGAAATGAGCAGCCAGAGAATGCCGGCGGAGAAGCCTGCCAGCACGTCGGTAGCATAATGTACATTCAGGTAGATACGGCTGTAGCCTATGAGCAAAAGCAGCAGGGTTAAAACGATAGTCAGCAGCCAGCGCCAGATGGGGTTTGGTACCGTTCGCCATACAATGTAGATCAGCAAACCATAAAACGAGCCGCCAATCATGGCATGACCGCTGGGAAAACTGAGCCCGGATTGCTCGAGCATCGCCGTTTCAGGGCGCGGACGCTCAAAAACACGCTTCAGCGCCTGGTTCATCATGGTACTGGTAAACGAGATAACCAGCACTTTAAGCGCAAACCACTGCAACTGCCGGAACCAGGCAAAAACTAAAACTATAAGCACCGGCACTACCATCAGATAATCAGCGGAAGCAAAAAAGGAAATAAAACGCATGATGCGCGTGGTTTCTGGGGAAGTATGGCTGGCGGCAAACCGGAACATGGCTTCGTCAAAAGCGGTGCTTTTATCTACAAATACCAGTTCCGCCATGTACACAAACAGCAGCACACACCCAAAGAAAGCCAGCCAGACCAACACCGCCTCTACCGAGAGCAATGCCAGCGCGCTTATAAACCGTTTTATCCGAGCTTTCATGCCTTATGCTTACGCAACTGCTATTATAGTCGGTATAACTATAGTTGTCAGCGCATCCGAAATGCAATTTTCAGCAAGCGTAGTGCACCTGGTTGCATTAAAGTATCACAACTACTGTCGTTCTGTTAAGAAACTTGGTGGAAAAGAGGGCCCCTACCCCCGGAGGTTAAGTCTATGCTATTTGCCACCAAGATCCTTACAGGATGACAATAAAGGAGAATGAGCCAGCCCCTACCCTGGGGTTAAGCCTTTACTACTAGCCCACAAGATCCCCCGAAACAAGTTCGGGATACACCACTTAAGGATGACAAAATAGTTTAAACAATACCTGTTACTACACCTATAGTTGGCAGCAGAAACTATAAACTATAAAAAAAGCGAAAGCCGATTCTTTAGAAGAACCGGCTTTCGCTCTGATAGAGATAATGTGCGCACGGGGAGACTCGAACTCCCACACCCGAAGGCACAGGCTTCTGAGACCTGCACGTCTACCAATTTCGCCACGTGCGCATTGGTCACTATCAAATAAACATCCCCAAAACCCTTTAACCCTCGTTCATTGGGATTGCAAAGGTACGACAGAATTTATTTAATGCAATATGTCAATAAAAAAATATTTATTCTTTTGTCACGGGCTCGTCTATTAAAACCGGCGTTATCTCTTTACGTGAATAGCGCTCCAATCGTCTAAGAATATAAATGCCAATAAAAACCCACATAAATCCGGCCGCAAAACCGGCCAGCACGTCGGTAGCGTAATGCACCCGCAGGTAAATGCGGCTAAACCCGATCAGGATAACAAAAACAGATAGCAATGCAACAAGGGTATATTTTAAGGCTGGCTGCTTTACATTTTGCCACACCAGGTATATCAGCAGCCCGTAAAACGATGCCGCTACCATGGTATGCCCGCTCGGGAAACTAAGCCCATGCGCTTCAACCATCGGTACAATGGGCCGTGGCCTGTCGAAAAAGTATTTCAGCACCACATTAAGCGTAATACTGCCCAGTGCCACTACCGGCACTTTCAGCGAATACCATCTGTGCCGTTTTATAAACACAAAGTACGCAACCAGCAACAGCGCTGCCGGGGTTAAAAACTGCCTCGATGCAAAAAAGGTAATTACTTTTATAAAATTATCGAGGCCTGGCGAAGCTATAGTTGCGGCAAAGTCGAAAGCGGCACTGTCCACACCCAACTCATCGCCCTGCACTATCTGGCTGCTTATGTAAAAGAAAACCACCACGCATGCAATAAACAGGAGCCAGACAAAGATCAGCTCTACTGTAAACAACGCTATGCCTGCGGCAACTTTTTTATAAAAACTTTTTATCATGCGTTATACATTCGTTTTTCGGGATGCTATGGTTGCGTAGCATGCGTATACGTTTAACGTAAGATTACGAACCAACTCTACTGTTATACTTATGGATGCTACAATCAGGTTATTTATTGCGGCTTCGCTGACCGATGAATTAGGGCCCTACCTGAAAGAAGCACTCAGGCCATTACTGGATGATACCCTACGGCCAATACCCCTGCAAAACATGCACCTGACTTTGTTTTTTATAGGCAATGTACCTGACACAGAACTTAATACGATCAGGCATAAAGTAAAAGAGATAGCGCACCAGTTCGAACCTTTTACCTTGCAGCTGGCAGCAGTAGAGCAGGGCCCGAAACCAACTTCGCCGCGCCTGATCTGGGCACGGTTTAACGAACACCCGGAGTTTGCAAAACTAAGTAAAAAGCTTTCCGCAACGCTGGCACTGGCAGAGCCAAACAAACTAAAACATACTCCGCATATTACGCTTGCCCGCTACCGTAAAAACATTGCCCGCCCCGAAGTAAAGCCCGCCATCTACCCGGAAAAAGAAATAACCCTGCCTGTAAATGCGATCGGTGTCTGGAAATCTGAACTGGCATCGCCACACCCGATCTACAGCATATTGGAGAGTTATCTGCTGGGCCAAAACCAAACCAAGCCCTGATAAGTAAGTATAGCACTGGAAAAACATAAAGCTATGACCCAAAACGACCTTACTGAACTGGTAACTTACCTTAAAGATAAAAACCTGACTATTGCTTTTGCCGAAAGCTGTACCGCCGGACTACTGGCATCTGAATTTGTAAAGGCCAAAGGAAGCAGTGATGTGCTTAGAGGCAGCCTGGTAGTGTATCAGCCGGAAGTTAAAATAAAGCTGCTGGATGTTCGGAAAGAGACCCTGGAGATGTACACAGCCGAGAGCCAGCAGGTAACCAATGAAATGGTGATGGGGCTGAAGAAATTGCTGGATGCTGAAATTAACATAGCTGTTACCGGACTGGCTGGCGGCGGCGGCTCCGAAACCGATGAGAAGCCTGTAGGTACCGTGTTTGTTTCGTTTTTATATGATGGTAAAGCCGAAGAGTTTCGGGAAGTGTTTGACGGCAATACGCAGGCAATCCGCAAAAAAACTGTAGATTACATTTTCGAAAAGCTGAAAGGTGTGCTGGAACAGCATTACGATCGCTAACCTATAGTTATATCTATTCATTTGTCTCTGAACCCGGATAGCGGCTTCGACCGTGTAGCATCTTTTTACGACTTGCTGGCCCGGCTGGTGTTTGGCTCTTCGCTGCAGGACGCG
This genomic interval carries:
- the thpR gene encoding RNA 2',3'-cyclic phosphodiesterase, translating into MDATIRLFIAASLTDELGPYLKEALRPLLDDTLRPIPLQNMHLTLFFIGNVPDTELNTIRHKVKEIAHQFEPFTLQLAAVEQGPKPTSPRLIWARFNEHPEFAKLSKKLSATLALAEPNKLKHTPHITLARYRKNIARPEVKPAIYPEKEITLPVNAIGVWKSELASPHPIYSILESYLLGQNQTKP
- a CDS encoding phosphatase PAP2 family protein, with product MKARIKRFISALALLSVEAVLVWLAFFGCVLLFVYMAELVFVDKSTAFDEAMFRFAASHTSPETTRIMRFISFFASADYLMVVPVLIVLVFAWFRQLQWFALKVLVISFTSTMMNQALKRVFERPRPETAMLEQSGLSFPSGHAMIGGSFYGLLIYIVWRTVPNPIWRWLLTIVLTLLLLLIGYSRIYLNVHYATDVLAGFSAGILWLLISIYFMRKLEIIYFRKVEKKQV
- a CDS encoding CinA family protein translates to MTQNDLTELVTYLKDKNLTIAFAESCTAGLLASEFVKAKGSSDVLRGSLVVYQPEVKIKLLDVRKETLEMYTAESQQVTNEMVMGLKKLLDAEINIAVTGLAGGGGSETDEKPVGTVFVSFLYDGKAEEFREVFDGNTQAIRKKTVDYIFEKLKGVLEQHYDR
- a CDS encoding phosphatase PAP2 family protein; translated protein: MIKSFYKKVAAGIALFTVELIFVWLLFIACVVVFFYISSQIVQGDELGVDSAAFDFAATIASPGLDNFIKVITFFASRQFLTPAALLLVAYFVFIKRHRWYSLKVPVVALGSITLNVVLKYFFDRPRPIVPMVEAHGLSFPSGHTMVAASFYGLLIYLVWQNVKQPALKYTLVALLSVFVILIGFSRIYLRVHYATDVLAGFAAGFMWVFIGIYILRRLERYSRKEITPVLIDEPVTKE